From one Solanum stenotomum isolate F172 chromosome 12, ASM1918654v1, whole genome shotgun sequence genomic stretch:
- the LOC125848694 gene encoding calcium-binding protein PBP1-like: MVHLEFQDLLPIMARKLGGEGLINELCKGYRMLMDGEKGVITIDSLKKNSELMGLQEFSEEELKNMIREGDMDGDGALDQIEFCILMFRLSPDLLLVAQQLLHKADQQQNIVHLK, encoded by the coding sequence ATGGTACATTTAGAGTTTCAAGATTTGCTGCCAATTATGGCGAGAAAGCTAGGCGGAGAGGGACTGATCAACGAGCTATGCAAAGGTTATCGGATGTTAATGGATGGTGAGAAAGGAGTGATCACAATTGATAGCTTAAAGAAAAACTCTGAGCTGATGGGATTGCAAGAATTTAGTGAAGAAGAATTGAAGAACATGATTAGAGAAGGAGATATGGATGGTGATGGAGCTCTTGATCAGATtgaattttgtattttgatGTTTAGATTGAGTCCTGACTTGTTACTTGTGGCTCAACAATTGTTACATAAAGCTGATCAACAACAAAATATTGTACACCTTAAGTGA
- the LOC125848678 gene encoding thioredoxin-like fold domain-containing protein MRL7 homolog, chloroplastic, with protein MVIHSALNLNFCAISSLSALKAGQQCSSCSFSNFLLPPPLKRLTCFATSRKSEEEHVSDPKHNSGSRPRKATRSQENKISHNEDKDSAKIFPTTIPKKPRRGRRSEAAAVEDFVRDSLEKTFASIREQNSEMMKDTENILKDKVDDDTDSDESSDDEDDSSRDKKEKKMIIEEEDPNWPLDADVGWGIRASEYFDKHPIKNVIGEDGVEIDWEGEIDDCWVKEINCLEWESFAFHPSPLIVLVFERYNRASDNWKALKELEKAAKVYWSAKERLPPRTVKIDINIERDLAYALKVKESPQILFLRGNRILYREKEIRTADDLVQMIAYFYYNAKKPSCIDDAALSQQS; from the exons ATGGTCATCCATTCTGCATTAAATCTTAACTTTTGTGCTATTTCATCACTCTCTGCACTCAAAGCAGGGCAACAGTGTAGTTCTTGCTCTTTTTCTAACTTCCTATTGCCACCTCCTTTGAAACGTCTGACTTGCTTTGCCACTTCAAGAAAGTCTGAAGAGGAACATGTGTCTGATCCTAAGCATAACTCTGGTTCAAGGCCTAGGAAAGCTACAAGGTCCcaggaaaataaaatttctcataATGAAGACAAAGACTCTGCCAAGATCTTCCCAACAACAATCCCTAAAAAGCCGAGGCGTGGTCGCAGGAGCGAAGCAGCTGCAGTTGAGGATTTTGTTCGTGATTCATTAGAAAAGACATTTGCCTCTATCCGAGAGCAGAACTCTGAAATGATGAAAGATACCGAGAATATCCTCAAAGATAAGGTTGATGATGACACCGATTCTGATGAAAGTAGTGATGATGAAGATGACAGCAGTAGggataagaaagaaaagaaaatgatcaTTGAGGAGGAGGATCCAAATTGGCCTCTGGATGCAGATGTTGGATGGGGAATTAGAGCATCAGAGTATTTTGACAAGCATCCAATAAAAAATGTTATAGGAGAAGATGGAGTTGAGATCGATTGGGAGGGGGAGATTGATGATTGCTGGGTGAAGGAAATCAATTGTCTTGAGTGGGAGAGCTTCGCTTTTCATCCCAGTCCCCTCATTGTTCTTGTTTTTGAGAGATACAATCG GGCTAGTGACAACTGGAAAGCTCTTAAGGAGCTAGAGAAAGCAGCCAAGGTGTATTGGAGTGCCAAAGAGCGCTTGCCTCCTCGG ACTGTGAAGATTGACATTAATATTGAGAGGGATCTAGCCTATGCACTTAAAGTTAAAGAAAGTCCACAGATATTGTTCTTACGAGGAAACAGGATACTATACAGGGAAAAAG AAATTCGTACGGCTGATGATTTGGTTCAAATGATAGCATATTTTTACTACAATGCGAAAAAACCTTCATGCATTGATGATGCAGCTTTATCTCAACAGTCATAG
- the LOC125848675 gene encoding U-box domain-containing protein 8 translates to MATSTQFPDDFRCPISLEIMSDPVILSSGHTFDRSSIQRWVDSGHRTCPITNLPISDPVSLIPNHALRSLISNYTLVSFPKPLAYPDPQSLIQTLIASSSSSNLDSKLNSLDQLSKLSKRDLAIRRKLTESGAVSALLNCVNSDDDSGGLQEKALHLLLNLSLDDDNKVGLVAEGVVGRVVSALRRGAGDSRAVAATVLTSLAVVEVNKATIGAYPDAIQGLISLLWGGSGRERKEAATALYTLCSFPDNRVRAVENQAVPVLIKNANSGLERSVEVLGILAKCREGRHEMIKYCGLLDVLIKFLKNGSSRAVQYALLTISLLCSYNERMRVLAVREGVFEISVGLLEDDNEKVRRNANSLIQVLQGKRLSL, encoded by the coding sequence ATGGCAACTTCAACCCAGTTCCCGGACGATTTTCGGTGCCCGATTTCCCTTGAGATTATGTCCGACCCGGTTATTCTCTCGTCGGGTCATACCTTCGACCGCTCTTCAATCCAACGGTGGGTCGACTCCGGCCACCGGACTTGCCCGATCACCAATCTACCCATTTCCGACCCGGTTTCTCTCATCCCTAATCATGCCCTTCGGAGTCTCATTTCCAATTATACCCTCGTCTCTTTCCCCAAACCACTGGCTTACCCTGACCCACAGTCCCTTATTCAAACCCttattgcttcttcttcttcttccaattTGGATTCTAAGCTCAACTCGCTCGACCAACTAAGTAAGCTTTCTAAGCGTGACTTAGCGATCCGAAGGAAACTCACTGAGTCAGGCGCTGTTTCTGCTCTTCTCAATTGCGTTAACTCGGATGATGACTCGGGTGGTTTGCAGGAGAAAGCGCTTCatttgttgttgaatttgaGCTTGGATGATGATAACAAAGTGGGGTTGGTGGCAGAAGGGGTTGTGGGGAGAGTGGTCTCCGCTTTAAGGAGAGGTGCTGGAGACTCGAGGGCGGTGGCCGCCACGGTTTTGACGAGTTTAGCGGTGGTGGAAGTGAATAAGGCAACAATTGGGGCATACCCAGATGCAATTCAAGGGTTAATTTCGCTGCTTTGGGGTGGCAGCGGTAGAGAGAGAAAGGAAGCTGCTACTGCTCTCTACACGCTGTGCTCTTTCCCCGATAATCGGGTTCGGGCCGTGGAGAACCAGGCTGTTCCAGTACTGATTAAGAATGCTAATTCAGGCCTAGAAAGATCAGTTGAGGTATTGGGAATATTAGCAAAATGTAGAGAGGGTCGTCATGAAATGATTAAATACTGTGGGTTATTGGATGTTTTGATAAAATTCTTGAAAAATGGGTCTTCAAGAGCTGTGCAATATGCTCTTTTGACCATCAGTTTGCTGTGTAGTTACAATGAAAGGATGCGTGTGTTGGCTGTAAGAGAAGGGGTGTTTGAGATTTCTGTTGGCTTATTAGAAGATGATAATGAGAAAGTGAGAAGGAATGCTAATAGCTTGATTCAGGTTTTACAAGGGAAAAGATTAAGTCTTTGA